In one window of Stigmatopora argus isolate UIUO_Sarg chromosome 19, RoL_Sarg_1.0, whole genome shotgun sequence DNA:
- the trib2 gene encoding tribbles homolog 2, with product MNIQRSRPINISRHGRSRHKSHDFEELSCLRSAESHQSFSPNLGSPSPPETPDASHCISRIGDYLLLEPLEGDHVFRAAHLHSGEELVCKVFDIGRYQESLAAYFALGRHQHINQLLEVLLGETRAYAFFERSHGDMHSFVRTCKKLREEEAARLFYQIASAVAHCHDGGLVLRDLKLRKFVFKNEARSALKLESLEDTHILADGADDSLSDKHGCPAYVSPEILNAGGSYSGKAADVWSLGVMLYTILVGRYPFHDVEPGSLFSKIRRGHFSVPDTLTPKAKCLIRAILRREPAERLTSREILQHPWFHAAASATTTPTTAGGRPDPEQTVPEVNMEEEHLFS from the exons ATGAACATACAGAGGTCACGTCCTATTAACATTTCCCGTCATGGCAGATCGCGGCACAAATCGCACGACTTCGAAGAATTGTCTTGTCTGAGGAGCGCCGAGTCGCACCAGAGCTTCAGCCCCAACCTCGGCTCCCCCAGCCCGCCGGAGACCCCCGACGCGTCGCACTGTATCTCCCGCATCGGGGACTACCTGCTCCTGGAGCCCCTGGAGGGGGACCACGTCTTCAGGGCCGCCCACCTGCACAGCGGCGAGGAGCTCGTCTGCAAG GTGTTTGACATTGGGCGCTACCAGGAGTCCCTGGCAGCCTACTTTGCCCTGGGCCGCCACCAGCACATCAACCAACTCCTGGAGGTGCTGCTGGGCGAGACGCGAGCTTACGCCTTCTTCGAGCGTAGCCATGGCGACATGCACTCCTTCGTGCGCACCTGCAAAAAGCTTCGAGAGGAGGAAGCCGCCCGCCTCTTTTACCAGATCGCCTCGGCCGTGGCGCACTGCCACGACGGCGGTTTGGTGCTGCGAGACCTCAAGCTCAGGAAGTTCGTCTTCAAGAATGAGGCCAG AAGCGCGCTAAAGCTGGAGAGCCTGGAGGACACGCACATCCTGGCCGACGGCGCCGACGACTCGCTCTCCGACAAACACGGCTGCCCGGCCTACGTCAGCCCGGAGATCCTCAACGCGGGGGGCAGCTACTCGGGCAAGGCGGCCGACGTCTGGAGCCTGGGCGTCATGCTCTACACCATCCTGGTGGGGCGCTACCCCTTCCACGACGTGGAGCCCGGCTCGCTGTTCAGTAAGATCCGCCGCGGGCACTTCAGCGTGCCCGACACGCTCACGCCCAAGGCCAAGTGCCTGATCCGCGCCATCTTGCGCCGCGAGCCCGCCGAGCGCCTCACTTCGCGCGAGatcctccagcacccctggttccacgccgccgcctccgccacCACCACGCCGACGACGGCGGGAGGGCGCCCGGACCCGGAGCAGACGGTACCCGAGGTGAACATGGAGGAGGAGCACTTGTTCAGCTGA